In a genomic window of Nomascus leucogenys isolate Asia chromosome 4, Asia_NLE_v1, whole genome shotgun sequence:
- the LOC100589669 gene encoding LOW QUALITY PROTEIN: macrophage-expressed gene 1 protein-like (The sequence of the model RefSeq protein was modified relative to this genomic sequence to represent the inferred CDS: inserted 1 base in 1 codon; deleted 1 base in 1 codon; substituted 1 base at 1 genomic stop codon), protein MSFGSLKADGQGKKVKAQQDLLKRKERVANCQLVSKAVKRKLVLESQETAVRENNSFRAAILFWTVAAWATSGKPLGETDEVGFQKCKDALKLPVPEVLPGGGWDNLRNVDMGWVMDLTYTNCRTTEDGQYIIPDEIFSIPQKQSNLEMNSEILDSXVNYQSSTSYSINTDLSLYSKVNAKFSAEFQRMKTLQVKDKAIATRVQVRNLIYTVKINPALELSSGFRKELLDISDRLENNQTRMATYLAELLVLNYGTHVITSVDAGAALTQEDHIRASFLQDSQSSHSAVTASAGLAFQNTMNFKFEENYTSQNVLTKSYLSNRTNSRVQSIGGVPFYPGITLQSWQQGITNHLVAIDRSGLPLHFFINPNMLPDLPGPLVKKVSKTVEIAVKRYYTFNTYPGCTDLNSPNFNFQANRDDGSCEGKMTDFSFSGVYQKCSQFSGNKNVVLCPKLEQKNPLTGDFSCPSGYSLVHLLSETREVGYNHLECHKKCTLLVFCKTACEDVFQVVNAEFRAFWRVASSQVPDNSGLLFGGLFSSKSINPMTNAQSCPTGYFLLRLFENLKVWVSQDYELGSRSSVPFGGFFSCTVGNPXVVPAISKDLGAPSLKKCLRGCSQHLALISDGRQVSYCVKAGLFIEKFLPPASLSPFTQPPLRSEADTNTVIVTCSENARSWIKDSQTHQRRLGEPLELRSAMNAIQGDGGSLSGGATAGIVVGATTILAVVITLAIYGTWKFKKRGYWAFWKRQSLVPGTAATGDTPDQEQGQSPA, encoded by the exons GAAAGTGAAGGCTCAACAGGATCTattaaagagaaaggagagggtaGCAAATTGTCAGCTTGTCTCCAAAGCGGT TAAAAGGAAACTGGTGTTGGAGTCCCAGGAAACAGCAGTCAGGGAAAAT AACAGCTTCAGGGCTGCCATCCTCTTCTGGACAGTGGCAGCATGGGCTACATCAGGCAAGCCTTTGGGGGAGACAGATGAAGTTGGATTTCAAAAATGCAAGGATGCCTTGAAACTGCCTGTCCCGGAAGTCCTACCTGGTGGGGGCTGGGACAATCTGCGGAATGTGGATATGGGATGGGTGATGGACTTGACTTACACCAACTGCAGGACAACTGAGGATGGACAGTATATCATCCCTGATGAAATCTTCTCCATTCCCCAGAAACAGAGCAACCTGGAGATGAACTCAGAAATCCTGGATTCTTAGGTTAATTACCAGAGCAGTACCTCCTACTCCATCAACACAGATCTCTCTCTTTATTCCAAAGTCAATGCCAAGTTCTCTGCTGAGTTCCAGAGAATGAAAACCCTTCAAGTGAAGGACAAAGCTATAGCTACCCGAGTTCAGGTAAGAAACCTCATCTACACAGTCAAAATCAACCCAGCCTTAGAGCTAAGCTCAGGTTTTAGGAAGGAGCTCCTTGACATCTCTGACCGTCTAGAGAACAACCAGACAAGGATGGCCACCTACCTGGCAGAACTCCTGGTCCTCAACTATGGCACCCACGTCATCACCAGTGTGGATGCTGGGGCTGCTCTCACTCAGGAGGACCACATCAGGGCCTCCTTCCTCCAAGACAGCCAGAGCAGTCATAGTGCCGTGACTGCCTCTGCTGGACTTGCCTTCCAAAACACCATGAACTTCAAATTTGAGGAAAACTATACCTCGCAGAATGTCCTCACCAAGAGCTACCTCTCAAACCGAACCAACTCCAGGGTGCAGAGCATCGGAGGGGTTCCTTTTTACCCAGGCATCACCCTCCAGTCCTGGCAGCAGGGTATCACCAACCACCTGGTGGCCATCGACCGCTCTGGCCTGCCACTGCATTTCTTCATCAACCCCAACATGCTGCCTGACTTGCCAGGCCCCCTGGTGAAGAAGGTGTCAAAGACGGTGGAAATTGCTGTGAAGCGCTATTACACATTCAACACCTACCCTGGCTGCACAGATCTCAATTCTCCCAACTTCAACTTTCAGGCCAACAGAGATGATGGCTCCTGCGAGGGGAAAATGACTGACTTCTCTTTCAGTGGGGTTTATCAGAAATGCAGCCAGTTCTCAGGGAATAAAAATGTTGTTCTCTGCCCAAAGTTGGAGCAGAAGAATCCACTCACTGGTGATTTCTCCTGCCCCTCTGGCTACTCCCTAGTGCACCTTCTATCCGAGACTCGTGAAGTGGGTTACAATCACCTGGAGTGCCATAAGAAGTGCACCCTCCTTGTCTTCTGCAAGACCGCGTGTGAAGATGTGTTCCAGGTGGTAAATGCTGAATTTAGGGCTTTTTGGCGTGTGGCCAGTAGCCAAGTACCTGACAACTCAGGACTGCTTTTTGGGGGCCTCTTCAGCAGCAAGAGCATAAATCCCATGACAAACGCACAGTCATGCCCAACTGGCTACTTTCTACTGAGACTCTTTGAAAACCTCAAGGTATGGGTTTCTCAGGACTATGAGTTGGGAAGCAGGTCTTCGGTTCCTTTTGGTGGGTTCTTCAGCTGCACAGTTGGGAACC TGGTGGTCCCAGCCATATCCAAGGACTTAGGGGCACCTTCCCTGAAAAAGTGCCTGAGAGGCTGCAGCCAGCACCTAGCCCTCATCAGCGATGGACGCCAAGTGTCCTACTGTGTCAAGGCTGGGCTCTTTATAGAAAAGTTCCTTCCCCCTGCTAGTCTCTCCCCTTTCACCCAGCCACCCCTTAGGAGTGAGGCTGACACCAACACTGTCATAGTGACCTGTTCTGAGAATGCGAGATCCTGGATTAAAGATTCCCAGACCCACCAGCGGAGGCTGGGAGAGCCATTAGAGCTGCGCAGCGCCATGAATGCCATCCAA GGGGATGGTGGTAGTCTGTCAGGAGGGGCTACAGCTGGTATTGTAGTGGGGGCCACCACCATTCTGGCTGTTGTCATCACTCTGGCTATCTATGGCACCTGGAAGTTCAAGAAGAGGGGATACTGGGCATTTTGGAAGAGGCAGAGTTTGGTTCCAGGCACTGCAGCAACTGGAGACACGCCTGACCAAGAGCAGGGGCAGAGTCCAGCTTAA